A genomic window from Arthrobacter globiformis includes:
- a CDS encoding ABC transporter ATP-binding protein, which yields MRHLRRTMRELLPLLPSNARRFLLLFGVLSALLALLDAGALGVFALVLNQILKGGTMVLPVFGSVSQEFGLALLVGAAMVMILKSVLSIWLQWVSTRRFAEYEMEIGTVLFESYIRAPWTERMKRSTTELVRMIDVGIANTVSGVLFPAVVLPAQALTFASVLVVLVGASWQTALATLVYLGAIAAFLYLWLSKKSYEAGKVNRDAAMRMSTLVSEMLAALKEITLRDKADEVGGIVMQSRERAARSRSNIRFMGSVPKFVIDMALIGGFLLIGTVGYLIGGIEAAMSSVAIFGLAGFKMVPALTQMQSQLTLVQSTLPYTETVMGDIKDAAEFRKHAETLGRTPIRDEPKMLELKNVEFTYPGAGQPAVRNINLQLPMGSSIGVVGQSGAGKSTLIDIFLGLLTPSAGTMTLDGVPLEDVLADWRKRVGYVPQEVAIFDGTVAQNVALTWGSDIDEDRVRTALQRAQLLETIESRKDGINGRVGERGLALSGGQRQRLGIARALYMNPLVLVLDEATSALDTATEAAVAQAISELHGEITVISVAHRLSTIRNNDQVCFMKEGTILAQGTFDEVVRANPDFAQQAALAGLHSPAGATAAGS from the coding sequence TTGAGACACCTGCGCCGTACCATGCGCGAACTGCTGCCCCTTCTGCCGTCGAATGCGCGGAGATTTCTCCTGCTCTTCGGCGTGCTGTCAGCTCTTCTGGCGCTGCTCGATGCAGGTGCCCTCGGCGTGTTCGCTCTGGTTCTTAACCAAATCCTTAAGGGCGGAACCATGGTGCTGCCCGTCTTCGGCTCCGTAAGCCAGGAGTTCGGATTGGCGTTGCTCGTCGGGGCAGCGATGGTCATGATCCTCAAGTCCGTACTCAGCATCTGGCTCCAGTGGGTTTCGACCCGACGGTTTGCCGAGTACGAGATGGAGATCGGAACCGTCCTGTTCGAAAGCTACATCCGCGCGCCGTGGACGGAACGCATGAAGCGGTCCACCACCGAACTGGTGCGCATGATCGATGTCGGAATCGCCAATACCGTGTCTGGGGTCCTCTTCCCTGCGGTGGTCTTGCCTGCCCAGGCGCTGACATTCGCTTCCGTCCTGGTGGTCCTCGTCGGCGCATCCTGGCAGACGGCATTGGCCACCCTTGTATACCTTGGCGCCATCGCCGCGTTCCTCTACCTCTGGCTTTCCAAGAAGTCCTACGAAGCCGGCAAGGTGAACCGCGACGCCGCCATGCGCATGTCCACGCTGGTTTCGGAAATGCTGGCTGCCTTGAAGGAAATCACGCTGCGGGACAAGGCCGACGAGGTTGGCGGCATTGTGATGCAAAGCCGCGAGCGGGCCGCACGTTCCCGCTCCAATATTCGCTTCATGGGCTCGGTCCCGAAGTTCGTGATCGACATGGCGCTGATTGGCGGCTTCCTTCTCATCGGCACCGTCGGCTACCTCATCGGCGGTATCGAGGCTGCGATGTCTTCTGTGGCCATCTTCGGCCTTGCCGGCTTCAAGATGGTCCCGGCCCTGACCCAGATGCAGTCCCAGCTGACGCTGGTCCAGTCAACGCTTCCCTACACTGAGACGGTAATGGGCGACATCAAGGACGCCGCAGAATTCCGGAAGCATGCGGAAACACTGGGCAGGACGCCCATCCGGGACGAGCCGAAGATGCTGGAGCTCAAGAACGTCGAGTTCACCTATCCTGGCGCCGGACAGCCCGCCGTCCGCAACATCAACCTGCAGTTGCCCATGGGCTCTTCCATCGGTGTGGTGGGACAGTCGGGTGCCGGCAAGTCCACCCTGATCGATATCTTCCTGGGCCTGCTGACGCCTTCCGCCGGAACTATGACCCTCGACGGCGTTCCGCTCGAGGATGTTCTGGCCGACTGGCGCAAGCGCGTGGGCTACGTGCCCCAGGAAGTCGCCATCTTCGACGGCACCGTCGCCCAGAATGTCGCCCTCACCTGGGGCAGTGACATCGACGAGGACCGCGTCCGTACAGCATTGCAGCGCGCCCAGCTCCTGGAAACCATTGAGTCCCGCAAGGACGGCATCAACGGCCGGGTTGGCGAGCGGGGGCTGGCTCTGTCCGGCGGCCAGCGCCAGCGACTCGGAATAGCCCGCGCCCTGTACATGAATCCGCTCGTCCTGGTGCTCGACGAGGCGACGAGCGCCCTGGACACGGCCACGGAGGCGGCGGTAGCCCAGGCCATCAGTGAACTGCACGGCGAGATTACGGTCATCTCTGTGGCGCACCGCCTGTCGACCATCCGCAACAACGACCAGGTGTGCTTCATGAAGGAAGGCACCATCCTCGCCCAGGGCACCTTCGACGAGGTTGTCCGCGCCAACCCGGACTTTGCCCAGCAGGCAGCCTTGGCCGGACTGCACTCCCCCGCCGGAGCTACCGCAGCAGGCAGCTAG
- the galE gene encoding UDP-glucose 4-epimerase GalE gives MKVLVTGGAGYIGSHTALCLLEDGHDVVVLDNLMNSNIEAVRRVEELAGKKVEFREADLLDAEAVDRVFAEGGFDAVIHFAGLKAVGESVAKPLWYYKNNVVGTLNLLESMEKAGVRRLVFSSSATVYGASEHVPLIEKSPLDATNPYGRTKEQIEDILSDLSDADPRWSIALLRYFNPVGAHESGRIGEDPHGIPNNLLPFVAQVAVGRREKVMVFGNDYPTPDGTGVRDYIHVMDLAAGHLAALNYLQSKTGSFRWNLGTGRGSSVLEVIEAFGAAAGHPVPYEFAPRRPGDAAVSYADASAALADLGWSAHRDLAQMCADHWRWQSANPYGYGGND, from the coding sequence ATGAAGGTTTTGGTTACCGGCGGCGCCGGCTATATCGGTTCACACACGGCTCTTTGCCTGCTCGAGGACGGGCACGACGTCGTCGTGCTGGACAACCTCATGAACTCGAACATCGAGGCAGTCCGCCGTGTTGAAGAGCTCGCCGGCAAGAAGGTGGAGTTCCGCGAGGCCGACCTGCTCGACGCTGAGGCTGTCGACCGGGTCTTCGCGGAGGGCGGGTTCGACGCCGTCATTCACTTCGCGGGCCTGAAGGCCGTCGGCGAGTCCGTGGCGAAGCCGCTCTGGTACTACAAAAACAACGTGGTGGGCACGCTCAACCTCCTCGAGAGCATGGAGAAGGCCGGTGTTCGGCGGCTGGTCTTCAGCTCATCGGCCACCGTCTACGGCGCCTCCGAGCACGTTCCCCTGATCGAGAAGTCGCCGCTGGACGCAACGAACCCCTACGGCAGGACCAAAGAGCAGATCGAGGACATCCTGTCCGACCTGAGCGACGCCGACCCCCGGTGGAGCATCGCGCTGCTCCGCTACTTCAATCCCGTGGGTGCGCATGAATCAGGTCGCATCGGCGAGGACCCGCACGGGATCCCCAACAACCTTTTGCCCTTCGTTGCGCAGGTCGCGGTGGGACGGCGCGAGAAGGTCATGGTGTTCGGCAACGATTACCCCACTCCCGACGGCACGGGGGTCCGAGACTACATCCATGTTATGGACCTCGCAGCCGGCCACCTGGCGGCGCTGAACTACCTGCAGTCGAAGACCGGCTCGTTCCGTTGGAACCTTGGGACCGGCCGTGGTTCGTCCGTCCTGGAGGTCATCGAGGCCTTCGGCGCTGCCGCAGGGCATCCGGTTCCCTATGAGTTCGCACCCCGCCGGCCGGGGGATGCGGCCGTGAGCTACGCCGACGCCTCGGCAGCCTTGGCGGACCTGGGCTGGTCCGCGCACCGTGACCTGGCGCAGATGTGCGCTGACCACTGGCGCTGGCAGAGCGCCAACCCCTACGGCTACGGGGGCAACGACTAA
- a CDS encoding GH25 family lysozyme, which produces MKARRVALLSGTALLSTMLCLGGGLPAQADPASPAAPPAPEAPASTAPASPTASATEPEPGQIDMTALRAEIGKDGAYLGQGVKRRAATFAKQSTASSLNAISTEAANTWMAPGVQGLDVSSHQATVNWPAQYSMGARFAYVKATEGTTYKNPYFGTQYGGALASGMIRGAYHFALPGVSTAAAQADYFVNNGGGWTGDGKTMPPLLDIEYNPYASLGNTCYNMSQTAMVNWIAAFSNRVLARTGRLPMIYTTTDWWTQCTGNSGAFSRQPLHLASYSRYVGSMPNGWGTYSVWQYSATGPFAGDSNAWNGTLAGLQKFAATADGAVPTPSITSLGDVVAADSSGILWDYPATGTGTFRTRKQIGAGWSGLRSINAIDWNADGVLDLIAQWNTGRVNVYLGIAAGGFATGPVLAASGWEGYQLTVGYWYNSSYYPQIISRDDSGVLRLWRNTSGAGVSGGTAIAQGWGGLNLTMIDFDGDGNQDILAQNPAGQMLLYRTNGSGTFMAEARRTIGSGWHNMTSVTVTTNFKGAATNGLMARNTSGQLYYYPVPGNSAWGPVTAIGTGWNNYLIAGGETINLATTPPPPPAVTPSITSASDVVTVDPSGNVYRRSSGTGTLGTAAKIGTGFTGLASVHVTDWNADGIQDLATLSTTGVLGIQTGLPAGGFAARTVLASGLSGADVTFGPWLKAAKYPGVVVRRADGSVQFHANPSGGAPAPATTLASGFARTDVSMADADGDGNQDLVAVDYLGRMTLYRSGGTGTLVSEARKLLASGWNTMNSISPARGFAAAGSNGLLARDRSGQLSYYPLTAGTLGAKSVLPSGWNGLLIGGSGLLVPGRAITSTADILTVDAAGGLWNRPAGNSSVGSPYQIGVGWSGMKSLNVVDWNSDGVADVLAQRSNGMLSLYPGSASGGFSAPFTVASSGFAQTTLVTGKWVSGSRYPGLVGYGSDGALYYWANATGRTVSVPVRIGAGWSGLKLAMIDYDSDGRQDLLAVNSTGAMRLYRSTGANRFISETRKTVGSGWQSFRQFSANKGFAGTTSKGVMAVQSDGQLRYYPVVAGSRWGTSFIAGSVGTASTVSSTSGAS; this is translated from the coding sequence TTGAAGGCAAGGCGCGTTGCCCTCCTGAGCGGCACGGCCCTCCTATCCACGATGCTTTGCCTGGGCGGTGGTCTTCCGGCCCAAGCAGATCCCGCTTCCCCGGCAGCTCCGCCCGCTCCCGAAGCGCCGGCATCAACCGCTCCGGCGTCACCCACAGCTTCCGCAACGGAGCCCGAGCCGGGCCAGATCGACATGACTGCCCTGCGCGCCGAAATCGGAAAAGACGGTGCCTACCTCGGGCAGGGCGTCAAACGCCGGGCCGCGACGTTCGCAAAGCAGTCCACTGCATCGTCCCTGAATGCGATCTCCACCGAAGCGGCCAACACCTGGATGGCACCCGGCGTGCAGGGCCTGGACGTCAGCAGCCACCAGGCAACTGTCAACTGGCCGGCCCAATACAGCATGGGGGCACGGTTTGCCTATGTGAAAGCCACCGAGGGGACCACGTACAAGAACCCCTACTTCGGGACCCAGTACGGCGGAGCGCTGGCCTCGGGCATGATCCGCGGAGCCTACCACTTTGCCCTCCCCGGGGTTTCAACCGCCGCGGCCCAGGCCGACTATTTCGTCAACAACGGCGGCGGCTGGACCGGCGACGGGAAAACCATGCCGCCGCTTCTGGATATCGAGTACAACCCCTACGCCTCGCTGGGAAACACCTGCTACAACATGAGCCAAACGGCGATGGTCAACTGGATCGCGGCTTTCTCCAACAGGGTGCTGGCCAGGACCGGGCGCCTGCCGATGATCTACACGACCACCGACTGGTGGACCCAGTGCACCGGCAACTCCGGCGCCTTCAGCCGCCAGCCACTGCACTTGGCCTCCTACTCACGCTACGTGGGCTCCATGCCCAACGGCTGGGGTACGTACAGCGTCTGGCAGTACAGCGCCACCGGTCCGTTCGCCGGCGACTCCAATGCGTGGAACGGAACGCTCGCCGGCCTGCAGAAGTTTGCCGCGACGGCCGACGGCGCAGTGCCCACGCCCTCCATCACGTCATTGGGCGATGTGGTGGCCGCAGACTCCTCCGGAATCCTCTGGGATTATCCGGCGACCGGCACCGGGACGTTCCGCACGCGGAAGCAGATCGGCGCCGGCTGGAGCGGACTGCGGTCCATCAACGCCATCGACTGGAACGCCGACGGCGTTCTTGACCTCATTGCCCAGTGGAACACGGGGCGGGTCAATGTCTATCTGGGGATCGCCGCCGGCGGGTTTGCCACCGGCCCTGTGCTCGCGGCGTCGGGCTGGGAAGGCTACCAGCTGACGGTGGGCTACTGGTACAACAGCAGCTACTACCCGCAAATCATCAGCCGTGACGACTCAGGCGTGCTGCGCCTGTGGCGGAACACCTCGGGTGCCGGTGTCAGCGGCGGAACAGCCATCGCCCAGGGATGGGGCGGCCTCAACCTCACCATGATCGACTTCGACGGTGACGGCAACCAGGACATCCTGGCCCAGAACCCGGCCGGCCAAATGTTGCTGTACCGCACTAACGGCAGCGGGACCTTCATGGCCGAGGCCCGCAGGACCATCGGCAGCGGCTGGCACAACATGACAAGCGTCACCGTCACCACGAACTTCAAGGGTGCCGCGACGAACGGCCTCATGGCCCGCAACACCAGCGGTCAGCTCTACTACTATCCGGTTCCCGGCAACTCCGCCTGGGGACCTGTCACCGCCATCGGAACGGGCTGGAACAACTACCTCATCGCCGGTGGCGAAACCATCAACCTCGCCACGACCCCGCCCCCACCGCCGGCCGTGACACCTTCGATCACCTCGGCCTCCGACGTCGTCACCGTTGATCCGTCCGGCAATGTCTACCGCCGCAGCTCGGGAACCGGAACATTGGGGACCGCCGCCAAGATCGGCACCGGCTTCACCGGCCTGGCGTCCGTCCACGTCACCGACTGGAACGCCGACGGCATCCAGGACCTTGCCACGCTGAGCACCACCGGGGTACTGGGAATCCAAACCGGGCTGCCCGCCGGAGGTTTTGCCGCACGGACTGTTCTCGCCTCGGGTCTCTCCGGAGCCGATGTCACCTTCGGCCCGTGGCTCAAGGCCGCCAAATATCCAGGCGTTGTGGTCCGCCGGGCGGACGGCTCGGTCCAGTTCCATGCGAACCCCTCCGGCGGCGCGCCCGCCCCTGCGACCACACTCGCCTCAGGGTTTGCCCGGACGGACGTCTCCATGGCAGATGCCGACGGCGACGGGAACCAGGACCTTGTGGCGGTCGATTACCTGGGCCGGATGACGCTCTACCGCTCCGGCGGAACAGGAACGCTGGTTTCCGAAGCCCGCAAGCTCCTGGCCAGCGGCTGGAACACCATGAACAGCATCAGCCCGGCCAGGGGCTTCGCAGCCGCCGGATCGAACGGGCTTCTGGCCCGCGACCGCTCGGGACAGTTGAGCTACTATCCGCTGACGGCGGGCACCCTCGGTGCCAAGTCAGTGCTGCCGTCCGGCTGGAACGGTCTCCTCATCGGGGGCAGCGGCCTCCTCGTGCCGGGACGGGCCATCACCAGCACCGCGGACATCCTGACCGTTGACGCCGCCGGCGGGCTCTGGAACCGCCCGGCGGGGAACTCCTCCGTCGGCAGCCCCTACCAGATCGGGGTGGGCTGGTCCGGAATGAAGTCACTGAATGTTGTGGACTGGAACAGCGATGGCGTCGCCGACGTACTGGCCCAAAGGTCCAACGGCATGTTGTCCCTGTACCCGGGTTCGGCGTCCGGCGGATTTTCGGCACCCTTCACGGTTGCTTCATCGGGTTTCGCCCAGACCACCCTGGTCACCGGCAAATGGGTCTCCGGATCCCGGTATCCGGGCCTGGTGGGTTATGGCTCCGACGGCGCCCTCTACTACTGGGCGAATGCCACCGGACGGACCGTCAGCGTCCCGGTACGCATCGGAGCCGGCTGGTCAGGCCTCAAGCTCGCCATGATCGACTACGACTCCGACGGCAGGCAGGATCTGCTGGCCGTCAACAGCACTGGAGCCATGCGGCTCTACCGCTCCACCGGTGCCAACAGGTTCATCTCGGAAACCAGGAAAACCGTCGGCAGCGGCTGGCAGTCATTCCGCCAGTTCTCCGCCAACAAGGGCTTTGCCGGAACCACCAGCAAGGGCGTGATGGCCGTCCAGAGCGACGGACAGCTGCGCTACTACCCGGTGGTGGCCGGAAGCCGGTGGGGCACCTCCTTCATCGCCGGCTCGGTGGGAACGGCTTCCACCGTGTCGTCCACCTCCGGCGCCAGCTAA
- a CDS encoding acyltransferase, whose protein sequence is MPVLSGTAHTAGPVPETAPTREYGLDILRVVSICGVVAIHVFGHVLGRAPRESRPWWTAVVLDVSWIWVVPVFVMISGALILGSRLVAEQPGLFYRRRALRLIPALVAWNLIYLVGVRIWMRGEDLTPQRTLQLLVDGSVFTQLYFLWLIAGLYAVAPVLAGFLRGGGGPRATKAAAAFLAASLLFYMLPGILGLVGVTSPVRLNFLTHWMPYVGYFLAGYALRNVRLTGTKLTVTALATAAIIAATVWHYGNKGEIRLLDAVVSVSYLGVGVALAALGVFVVTLSLASNLRVRRAGKPLTILSNATFGVFLVHLVIFEAIRLQFPAVAAGMSIKAMVLAYAATLVGSFAVSAVARRVPVLRSIF, encoded by the coding sequence GTGCCGGTTCTGTCCGGCACAGCCCATACCGCGGGCCCTGTTCCGGAAACGGCGCCCACGCGCGAATACGGCCTGGACATTCTCCGGGTCGTGAGCATCTGCGGAGTGGTCGCGATCCACGTCTTCGGCCACGTACTGGGCCGGGCACCGCGCGAGAGCCGGCCGTGGTGGACCGCTGTGGTGCTGGACGTGAGCTGGATCTGGGTCGTTCCCGTCTTTGTGATGATTTCCGGGGCGCTCATCCTCGGTTCCAGGCTGGTGGCGGAACAGCCGGGCCTCTTCTACCGCCGCAGGGCATTGCGGCTCATTCCCGCGCTCGTCGCCTGGAACCTCATTTACCTCGTCGGAGTGCGCATCTGGATGCGAGGCGAGGACCTGACCCCGCAGCGGACGCTCCAATTGCTGGTCGATGGCTCGGTGTTCACGCAACTGTACTTTCTCTGGCTCATCGCGGGGCTGTACGCGGTTGCCCCGGTGCTGGCAGGATTCCTGCGCGGAGGCGGCGGGCCTCGGGCCACGAAGGCCGCTGCCGCTTTCCTTGCCGCGTCGCTGCTCTTTTACATGCTTCCCGGGATTCTTGGCCTTGTCGGTGTCACGAGTCCAGTCCGCCTCAACTTCCTGACGCACTGGATGCCGTACGTGGGCTACTTCCTGGCGGGGTACGCGTTGCGGAATGTCCGCCTCACCGGGACAAAACTGACCGTGACCGCCCTGGCAACGGCCGCCATCATCGCCGCAACGGTTTGGCACTACGGCAACAAGGGAGAAATTCGACTTCTGGATGCCGTTGTTTCTGTCTCCTACCTTGGAGTCGGAGTGGCCCTGGCGGCGCTGGGCGTATTTGTCGTGACCCTGTCGCTGGCTTCGAACCTGAGGGTCAGGCGGGCGGGGAAGCCCCTGACGATACTGTCGAACGCAACCTTCGGGGTCTTCCTTGTGCACCTGGTCATCTTCGAAGCCATCCGGCTGCAGTTTCCGGCGGTGGCGGCCGGGATGTCGATTAAGGCCATGGTGCTCGCCTACGCCGCCACACTGGTGGGAAGCTTCGCGGTCTCAGCCGTTGCCCGCCGCGTTCCCGTGTTGCGGAGCATCTTCTAG
- a CDS encoding glycosyltransferase family 2 protein: MSRTWIVIPMYNEASVVGTVIEGLRKEFPHVVCVDDGSTDGSQDIARQAGAVVVQHPVNLGQGAALQTGIEYSLQDPQLDCIVTFDADGQHRVVDALAMADRIRSGEADVVLGSRFLDDRTKLSPLKRLVLRTAAVQSRMSTGMALTDAHNGLRAFSPTVARGINLRQNRMAHASELVHQLAEMNPRWVEHPVEIIYTDYSKSKGQSLLNSVNIVADLFFR, translated from the coding sequence GTGAGTCGAACCTGGATAGTCATACCCATGTACAACGAAGCGTCCGTCGTCGGCACCGTCATCGAGGGGCTGCGGAAGGAATTTCCGCACGTTGTTTGTGTTGATGATGGCAGCACCGACGGCTCGCAGGACATCGCCCGTCAGGCCGGCGCCGTCGTTGTCCAACACCCGGTAAACCTGGGCCAGGGTGCGGCGCTGCAGACAGGAATCGAGTATTCGCTGCAGGACCCGCAGTTAGACTGCATCGTTACCTTCGACGCCGACGGCCAGCACCGCGTCGTCGACGCACTGGCCATGGCCGACCGGATCCGTTCGGGCGAGGCCGACGTCGTCCTCGGATCCCGGTTCCTTGATGACCGCACCAAGCTCTCGCCCCTGAAGCGGCTGGTTCTGCGGACGGCCGCGGTGCAGTCCCGGATGTCCACCGGCATGGCCCTGACGGATGCCCACAACGGCCTGCGCGCCTTCAGTCCGACCGTTGCCCGCGGCATTAACCTGCGGCAGAACCGGATGGCCCACGCCTCCGAACTGGTCCATCAGCTTGCCGAAATGAATCCGCGCTGGGTGGAGCACCCGGTCGAGATCATCTACACGGACTACTCGAAATCCAAAGGCCAGTCGTTGCTGAACTCGGTCAATATCGTCGCTGACCTCTTCTTTAGGTGA
- a CDS encoding glycosyltransferase: MTELPSLLILTFSPIRSDPRVLKQVELFKGKYRVSTCGYGDAPEGVDNHFALPADSRGWPSDKLGLVTRRYPRVYNGLTAVSAARRIIPRGEFDVILANDLNTLPLALELQPRLGVHADLHEFAPREKEDDLKWRLFVAPFMRWLCRRYLPLAESVTTVSQGIADEYTKDYGVAAGVVTNAAPYSERDVRPVGTPVRLIHSAAGQRYRKLENFIEAMRDAPEWLTLDMIVMPNEPDYVAELKEKAASVPAIRFRDPVSYSQLVATLSEYDVSLVFLPPTNFNLKNALPNKFFEAVQARIGLIVGPSPAMVALVEQYGLGAVTADFSADSLRTTLHGLTAEKISEWKRAADAAARPLSAESQVLAWQKAVEEIVTSQTARA; the protein is encoded by the coding sequence ATGACTGAGCTGCCCTCGCTGTTGATCCTGACCTTTTCACCCATTCGCTCGGATCCCAGGGTCCTCAAGCAGGTTGAGCTGTTCAAAGGCAAGTACCGCGTTTCAACGTGCGGCTACGGTGACGCCCCGGAGGGCGTGGACAACCATTTCGCGCTGCCCGCCGATTCCCGTGGCTGGCCTTCGGACAAGCTGGGCCTCGTCACGCGCCGCTATCCCCGCGTCTATAACGGGCTGACCGCCGTTTCGGCTGCGCGCCGCATCATTCCGCGCGGGGAGTTCGACGTTATTCTGGCCAACGACCTGAACACGCTTCCCCTGGCACTTGAACTTCAGCCCCGGCTGGGCGTCCACGCCGACCTGCACGAATTCGCCCCCCGTGAAAAAGAGGATGACCTCAAGTGGCGGCTGTTCGTGGCGCCCTTCATGCGCTGGCTCTGCCGGCGGTACCTGCCCTTGGCCGAATCCGTCACCACGGTATCCCAGGGAATAGCGGACGAATACACGAAGGACTATGGTGTGGCCGCCGGTGTGGTGACCAATGCCGCGCCCTACTCCGAACGTGACGTCCGGCCCGTGGGCACGCCGGTCCGCCTCATCCACAGCGCTGCCGGCCAGCGTTACCGCAAGCTCGAAAACTTCATTGAAGCCATGCGGGATGCGCCCGAGTGGCTGACGCTGGACATGATCGTGATGCCCAACGAGCCGGATTACGTGGCCGAGCTGAAGGAGAAGGCCGCTTCGGTGCCTGCCATCCGGTTCCGTGACCCGGTGTCCTACAGCCAGCTGGTAGCTACGCTCAGTGAGTACGACGTCTCCCTGGTGTTCCTTCCCCCTACGAACTTCAACCTCAAGAACGCCCTGCCGAACAAGTTCTTCGAAGCCGTCCAGGCACGCATCGGACTCATTGTGGGCCCGTCGCCGGCGATGGTCGCGCTCGTGGAGCAGTACGGATTGGGTGCAGTGACGGCTGATTTCTCGGCGGACTCGCTGCGAACCACCCTGCACGGACTGACGGCAGAGAAGATTTCGGAGTGGAAGCGGGCGGCAGACGCAGCAGCCCGTCCGCTTTCGGCCGAGTCGCAGGTGCTCGCCTGGCAGAAGGCTGTGGAAGAGATTGTGACTTCCCAGACAGCGCGGGCCTGA
- a CDS encoding DUF2304 domain-containing protein, whose translation MQIIVQVALVLAVIIVSLALMRGGSNARHLAIRRIMLVLFAFLAALSIFFPELLTRVARLLGIGRGTDLVLYGLIVSFLVFMATTYQRFRHMESTLTKLSRRIALDETPPPGVDGPPERKEAEPDRRLTPPAHGGQ comes from the coding sequence GTGCAGATCATTGTCCAAGTAGCACTCGTCCTTGCTGTCATCATCGTCTCGCTGGCATTGATGCGCGGCGGCTCCAATGCCAGGCACCTTGCCATCCGCCGCATCATGCTGGTTCTCTTTGCCTTCCTGGCAGCGCTCTCGATCTTCTTCCCTGAACTGCTGACCCGCGTGGCCCGGTTGCTCGGCATCGGCCGCGGAACGGACCTGGTGCTGTATGGCCTCATCGTGAGTTTCCTGGTCTTCATGGCAACGACCTACCAGCGGTTCCGGCACATGGAATCCACGCTTACCAAGCTCTCCCGACGGATTGCCTTGGACGAGACGCCGCCACCCGGCGTTGACGGGCCCCCGGAGCGCAAGGAAGCGGAGCCGGACCGGCGCCTGACCCCTCCGGCGCACGGAGGGCAGTAG
- a CDS encoding glycosyltransferase, which yields MTKPHLLYIAFAFPPSTASSVYRCTAVANAFAEDGWDVTVLTVDPQVWSQISGVDEKLAESVHPDIRVVAVDDGGAEEPAKGDLRRYSRFRIEAPYLWKDALRRRSRRNFPEDFHGAWLKPASEAARSIHAEKPVDLVMASASPYVAFGVARAIEGVPYVMDYRDAWAFNTISGAEDFTPDSAVGKREAQYLHEAAQVWFVNSQIRDEYARRYPESAHLMRVVANGFDPQPGHARPAVQPAERPSFGYLGTLQYVNMPLQEFLDGWSAAFGRDSPQAEAVFRGKLSASGAAGAEILEIFGSGRQNGLRYDGPISKRDVAGFYGSMDALILLLSSGKYVTGGKTTEYLATGLPIVSVHDMENAATDLLRDYPLWFPAKELTPEGIANALRDCAEALQEPDEKRWAAAWTYGQQFLRSTILEPVIAELRGIAGYGAANPQPATEERSQA from the coding sequence GTGACCAAGCCCCACCTGCTCTATATCGCTTTCGCCTTTCCCCCCAGCACCGCATCATCCGTATACCGCTGCACCGCGGTGGCCAATGCGTTCGCCGAGGACGGATGGGACGTCACGGTCCTCACTGTCGACCCGCAGGTCTGGTCTCAGATTTCGGGAGTGGATGAGAAGCTGGCGGAATCGGTTCACCCGGACATCCGGGTTGTCGCAGTGGACGACGGCGGCGCGGAAGAACCGGCCAAGGGAGACCTGCGCCGGTACTCACGGTTCAGGATTGAGGCTCCCTACCTGTGGAAGGATGCCCTGCGCCGCCGCAGCCGGCGGAACTTCCCCGAGGACTTCCATGGGGCGTGGCTGAAGCCCGCCAGCGAGGCTGCCCGAAGCATCCATGCGGAGAAGCCCGTCGACCTGGTCATGGCCTCCGCTAGTCCCTACGTGGCATTCGGCGTCGCCCGGGCGATTGAGGGTGTTCCGTACGTCATGGACTACCGCGACGCGTGGGCCTTCAACACCATTTCCGGGGCCGAAGACTTTACTCCGGACAGTGCCGTGGGGAAGCGCGAAGCCCAATATCTGCACGAGGCCGCGCAGGTCTGGTTCGTCAACAGCCAGATCAGGGACGAATACGCCCGCCGCTATCCCGAGTCGGCCCACCTGATGCGGGTGGTGGCCAACGGCTTCGACCCCCAGCCAGGCCACGCCAGGCCGGCTGTGCAGCCTGCGGAACGCCCAAGCTTCGGTTACCTCGGCACGCTGCAGTACGTGAACATGCCGCTGCAGGAATTCCTGGACGGGTGGAGCGCCGCCTTCGGTCGGGACAGCCCGCAGGCGGAGGCGGTGTTCCGCGGGAAGCTGAGCGCTTCCGGGGCGGCAGGCGCCGAGATCCTCGAGATTTTTGGAAGCGGGCGCCAGAATGGCCTCCGCTACGACGGGCCGATCTCCAAACGCGACGTCGCCGGGTTCTACGGCAGCATGGATGCCTTGATTCTCCTGCTGTCCAGCGGCAAATACGTGACCGGCGGCAAGACCACGGAGTACCTGGCCACCGGTCTGCCGATCGTCTCCGTGCACGACATGGAAAACGCAGCCACGGACCTCCTTCGGGATTATCCGCTGTGGTTCCCTGCAAAGGAGCTCACCCCTGAGGGCATTGCGAATGCGCTGCGTGACTGCGCCGAGGCGTTGCAGGAACCGGACGAAAAGCGCTGGGCCGCTGCCTGGACCTACGGCCAGCAGTTCCTGCGCAGCACCATCCTCGAGCCGGTCATTGCCGAGCTGCGGGGTATTGCAGGGTACGGCGCGGCGAATCCGCAGCCGGCCACCGAAGAAAGGAGCCAGGCGTGA